A genomic region of Exiguobacterium sp. Helios contains the following coding sequences:
- a CDS encoding alpha-glucosidase produces MTQMIPRPETAQKTLTRAWWKEAVAYQIYPRSFYDANNDGIGDIPGIIAKLDYLKDLGVDVLWICPMFKSPNDDNGYDISDYEDIMDEFGTMADFDLLMEEAHKRDIKVLLDLVVNHTSDEHPWFLESRSSKDNDKRDWYIWKDAVNGGEPNNWESIFGGSAWEYDEKTEQYFLHVFSRRQPDLNWRNKDMRQAVYTMINWWLDKGVDGFRIDAISHINKDQSYADLPNPLGMPHVPSFEMHMNVEGIHEYLEELKNETFSKYDIMTVGEANGVTPEEADLWVGEENGKMNMVFQFEHMDLWRADAEKGVDVVKLKQVLTKWQKGLEETGWNALYLENHDKVRSVSLWGDEGQYWKQSAKSLAMMYFFMQGTPFIYQGQEIGMTNVQFPDISDYDDVATKNMYNMQLASGKTHEEIMEVIWNSSRDNSRTPMQWTNEQNGGFSEQSPWFGVNPNFADINVAAQQADEDSILNFYKRMIQIRKMEETLIYGEYDLILPEDTKVYGYTRTLGNEQFLIVTNLKDEVAEVDTDIILHSDNIMLANYETTYHEGTELTLQPFEARLYRVR; encoded by the coding sequence ATGACACAAATGATACCGCGCCCTGAAACGGCACAAAAAACACTTACACGAGCTTGGTGGAAAGAAGCCGTTGCTTACCAAATCTATCCACGCAGCTTTTATGATGCAAACAATGATGGAATCGGCGATATCCCGGGTATCATCGCAAAATTGGATTATCTGAAAGATCTCGGAGTCGATGTACTATGGATTTGCCCCATGTTCAAATCACCGAATGATGACAACGGATATGACATCAGTGATTATGAAGACATCATGGACGAATTCGGAACGATGGCCGATTTTGATTTATTAATGGAAGAAGCACATAAACGTGACATTAAAGTATTACTCGATTTAGTCGTCAACCACACGTCGGATGAACACCCGTGGTTCCTCGAATCCCGTTCGTCAAAAGATAATGACAAACGCGACTGGTACATCTGGAAGGATGCCGTCAACGGCGGTGAACCGAATAACTGGGAAAGTATCTTCGGCGGTTCCGCTTGGGAATACGATGAAAAGACCGAGCAGTATTTCCTGCACGTCTTCTCACGTCGTCAACCTGACTTGAACTGGCGGAATAAAGACATGCGCCAAGCGGTCTACACGATGATCAACTGGTGGCTCGACAAAGGGGTCGATGGTTTCCGGATTGATGCCATCAGCCACATTAATAAAGATCAGTCGTACGCAGATCTTCCGAATCCACTCGGCATGCCGCACGTGCCATCGTTTGAGATGCACATGAATGTCGAAGGAATTCACGAATATCTCGAAGAATTGAAAAACGAGACGTTCTCAAAATACGACATCATGACAGTCGGTGAAGCAAACGGTGTAACGCCGGAAGAAGCAGATCTTTGGGTCGGAGAAGAAAACGGCAAGATGAACATGGTCTTCCAGTTTGAACACATGGACCTGTGGCGGGCAGATGCCGAAAAAGGCGTCGACGTTGTTAAACTGAAACAAGTTTTGACGAAATGGCAAAAAGGACTTGAAGAAACAGGCTGGAATGCACTGTATCTTGAAAACCACGATAAGGTCCGCTCCGTCTCCCTTTGGGGTGATGAAGGACAATACTGGAAACAAAGCGCGAAGTCACTTGCGATGATGTATTTCTTCATGCAAGGAACACCGTTCATCTATCAAGGACAAGAAATCGGGATGACGAACGTCCAGTTCCCGGATATCTCCGACTACGATGATGTCGCGACGAAAAACATGTACAACATGCAACTGGCATCAGGGAAAACACACGAAGAGATCATGGAAGTCATCTGGAACTCGTCGCGTGATAACTCCCGGACACCAATGCAGTGGACAAATGAACAAAACGGCGGTTTCTCAGAACAATCCCCATGGTTCGGTGTCAATCCGAACTTTGCCGACATCAACGTGGCGGCGCAGCAAGCCGATGAGGATTCGATCCTGAACTTCTATAAACGGATGATTCAAATCCGGAAGATGGAAGAGACGTTGATTTACGGAGAATACGATCTCATTCTTCCGGAAGATACAAAAGTCTATGGTTACACGCGGACGCTCGGAAACGAACAGTTCCTGATTGTGACGAACCTGAAAGACGAAGTGGCGGAAGTCGACACCGACATCATCCTCCATTCGGATAACATCATGCTTGCGAACTATGAGACAACGTATCATGAAGGAACCGAACTCACGCTTCAACCTTTCGAAGCACGCCTGTACCGCGTACGTTAA
- a CDS encoding DUF1934 domain-containing protein, producing MKPVRYPVRLRQVTSIQDDAVRESVELEAEGTLFETKDGFALKFMQEDEQPIDTTIKWSHDQVALNRKGPVSMHHVFILGQKTKSGYESQFGQMVMETETATIEMTEQRMQFQYELMMNHQPVGLYTIELTWERSETHGI from the coding sequence GTGAAACCAGTACGTTACCCGGTCCGCCTGCGCCAAGTGACATCGATTCAGGATGACGCGGTGCGGGAGTCCGTTGAACTAGAAGCAGAGGGAACCTTGTTTGAAACAAAAGACGGGTTTGCTCTGAAGTTCATGCAAGAAGATGAACAACCGATCGATACGACCATCAAGTGGTCGCACGATCAGGTCGCCTTGAACCGGAAAGGTCCGGTCTCGATGCATCATGTCTTCATTTTAGGTCAGAAGACAAAAAGTGGTTATGAGAGCCAGTTTGGCCAAATGGTGATGGAGACGGAAACAGCTACCATCGAAATGACAGAACAACGGATGCAATTCCAGTACGAGCTGATGATGAACCATCAGCCGGTCGGCCTGTATACGATTGAATTAACTTGGGAACGGAGTGAAACACATGGCATTTGA
- a CDS encoding NUDIX domain-containing protein → MRTLYRIVAAIVRQEQQLLLVKNQEDGAEAVWSLPGGVIEDGETLKEALQREMKEEAGLSVETFELAYVTENFIEQFDAHSLVTYFECSVTGELSLNDPDREVVACQWVPIEQLGDYLLNRDVLEPLQDYLNETSKSYYLYENMVW, encoded by the coding sequence ATGAGAACGTTATACCGGATTGTCGCTGCGATTGTCAGGCAGGAGCAGCAGTTGCTGTTGGTCAAAAATCAGGAGGATGGAGCGGAAGCGGTTTGGAGTCTGCCGGGCGGTGTGATTGAAGACGGTGAAACTTTAAAAGAAGCATTGCAACGGGAGATGAAAGAAGAGGCCGGGCTGTCCGTCGAAACGTTCGAACTGGCTTACGTCACAGAAAACTTCATCGAACAGTTTGACGCCCATAGTCTTGTCACGTATTTTGAATGTTCGGTGACAGGAGAGCTGTCACTGAACGATCCTGACCGAGAAGTCGTTGCCTGTCAGTGGGTACCGATCGAACAGCTTGGGGACTATCTCCTGAATCGTGATGTGCTTGAACCGTTGCAGGATTATTTGAATGAGACATCCAAATCTTATTATCTGTACGAAAATATGGTCTGGTAA
- a CDS encoding zinc-binding dehydrogenase — MKVVQVNGYGGVEQLEVIERPVPTPRAGEVLVEVKACGINNTEIWMREGAYGTDDKSGWKPEGVQFPRVPGSDISGRIIEVGSGVDPSRVGQDVVLFPFTSSGADGTEHISEDMAFIGSEYDGGYAEYVVWPATLCYDMPLDDYVKSAVFSVSGLTAWHMNEQLQLQPGQTVLVTGASGGVGSLNVQIASRVFGATVIAVVGDMKIEQELKRLGAKYVVSYRSDQLTEDILAVNSGPVDAVLDVVGDALFKTVMTVIKNGGKFCISGSAGGQQTDLDFRMLYLKHLTFYGSVLGTRDEFGRMLEAIADGKLEPVIDRTFPLEKAAAAQSYFKETGKLGKIVLILKAD; from the coding sequence ATGAAAGTTGTCCAAGTCAACGGATACGGCGGTGTCGAGCAACTCGAAGTCATCGAACGTCCAGTCCCGACACCGCGCGCTGGGGAAGTCCTGGTCGAAGTGAAAGCATGCGGCATCAACAACACAGAAATTTGGATGCGAGAAGGCGCCTACGGAACGGATGACAAATCGGGTTGGAAACCGGAGGGCGTTCAGTTTCCCCGTGTCCCTGGTTCCGATATCAGCGGCCGGATCATTGAAGTCGGGAGCGGTGTTGATCCCTCCCGGGTTGGTCAAGATGTCGTCCTGTTTCCGTTTACTTCAAGTGGCGCCGATGGAACGGAACATATCAGTGAAGATATGGCGTTCATCGGATCGGAATATGACGGGGGATACGCCGAGTATGTCGTCTGGCCGGCAACGCTCTGTTACGACATGCCGCTTGACGATTACGTCAAAAGTGCTGTTTTTTCCGTCAGTGGCTTGACGGCATGGCATATGAACGAACAACTCCAGTTACAGCCGGGACAAACCGTCCTCGTAACCGGAGCGAGCGGCGGTGTCGGCTCGTTGAACGTTCAAATCGCCTCGCGGGTGTTTGGAGCAACTGTGATTGCCGTCGTCGGCGACATGAAGATCGAACAGGAATTGAAGCGTCTTGGGGCGAAATACGTCGTGTCTTACCGTTCCGATCAATTGACAGAAGACATCCTAGCTGTTAACAGCGGACCAGTTGACGCCGTACTCGATGTCGTCGGGGATGCGTTATTCAAAACGGTTATGACTGTTATAAAAAATGGTGGTAAATTCTGTATTTCCGGTTCTGCCGGCGGACAACAGACGGACCTCGATTTTCGAATGCTGTACCTGAAGCACTTAACATTTTACGGCTCAGTGCTTGGAACGCGTGACGAGTTCGGACGGATGCTTGAAGCGATTGCTGACGGTAAACTCGAACCGGTCATTGATCGGACGTTTCCGCTTGAGAAAGCGGCGGCAGCCCAGTCGTATTTTAAAGAGACAGGCAAACTCGGGAAAATCGTGTTGATACTGAAGGCGGATTGA
- a CDS encoding (Fe-S)-binding protein, which produces MGTFLLINWIAFLLVAGYAGYLFVTLVKSRYEAIRRGKKAEWTLTNKERLNAVLVNVFGQKKLLKDKKSGTIHVMMFYGFLLVQFGAIDFIWKGLAVGQRFPHIPLGPLYPIFTFFQEIVMLVILVAVVWGFYRRYVEKLVRLKRNFMAGLALIFIGGLMVAVLFGNGFFLVYENHSTFGEPVASAIAFLFSWVPQQVAFGLFVFFWWAHLLFLLSFMVYIPQGKHAHLIAGTANVWLGRTSKVGRITPIDLSVMEEAEDDEAEFSFGVNRIEDFNQKQLVDLYACVECGRCTNMCPASGTGKMLSPMDLIVKLRDHLNMKTAAITQKSPWAPAFAFGGSQGNQIASLAAAGQMDVVPDSLIGNVITEEEIWACTTCRNCEDQCPVMNEHVDKIIDLRRHLVMMEGKMDPEMQRTMANIERQGNPWGMNRKERENWRKTREELVVPTAKEKKKAGETFEYLFWVGAMGSYDSRSQKIAMAFARILNEADISFAILGNDEKNSGDTPRRIGNEVLFQELAEANIKSFEKYDVKKIVTIDPHAYNTFKNEYPDFGLSPDVEVYHHTELLARLIDDKRITPTHEVSERVVYHDSCYLGRYNDIYDAPRYILEKIPGITLVETERNREKGMCCGAGGGMMWQEEKVGARVNVARTEQLLTVQPSVIGSACPYCLTMLSDGTKAKEVDEQVATYDVVELLERSIVGTPMKEAVTN; this is translated from the coding sequence ATGGGGACATTTTTACTGATTAACTGGATCGCCTTCCTGCTTGTCGCAGGGTACGCGGGCTATTTATTCGTGACGCTCGTCAAGAGTCGGTACGAGGCGATTCGCCGGGGGAAAAAAGCGGAATGGACGCTGACGAACAAAGAACGTCTGAACGCTGTTCTCGTCAATGTCTTTGGGCAAAAGAAACTGCTGAAGGACAAGAAAAGCGGGACGATTCATGTCATGATGTTTTACGGATTTTTACTCGTTCAATTTGGAGCGATTGATTTCATCTGGAAGGGGCTCGCAGTCGGACAACGCTTCCCGCACATCCCGCTCGGTCCACTGTATCCGATTTTTACATTTTTCCAGGAAATCGTTATGCTCGTCATTCTGGTGGCGGTCGTTTGGGGATTCTACCGCCGCTATGTTGAAAAATTGGTCCGTCTGAAACGGAACTTCATGGCCGGTCTTGCCTTGATTTTCATCGGCGGTCTGATGGTCGCTGTTCTGTTCGGAAACGGATTTTTCTTAGTTTATGAAAATCATTCCACGTTCGGTGAACCGGTCGCGTCGGCGATTGCCTTCCTATTCAGCTGGGTGCCGCAACAAGTCGCCTTTGGATTGTTTGTCTTCTTCTGGTGGGCGCACTTGCTGTTCTTACTCAGCTTCATGGTCTATATCCCGCAAGGCAAACACGCCCACCTGATTGCCGGAACAGCCAATGTCTGGCTTGGCCGGACATCAAAAGTCGGACGGATCACGCCCATCGATCTGTCAGTCATGGAAGAAGCAGAAGATGACGAGGCGGAGTTCAGTTTCGGGGTTAACCGGATCGAAGATTTTAATCAAAAACAACTCGTCGATTTATATGCCTGTGTCGAATGCGGCCGCTGTACGAATATGTGCCCGGCCAGCGGAACAGGAAAAATGCTGTCACCGATGGACCTGATCGTTAAACTTCGTGATCACCTCAACATGAAAACGGCAGCGATCACGCAAAAGTCACCGTGGGCACCGGCTTTCGCCTTTGGAGGATCACAAGGCAATCAAATTGCGTCACTTGCCGCAGCCGGACAGATGGATGTCGTCCCGGATTCTTTAATCGGCAACGTTATCACGGAAGAAGAAATTTGGGCGTGTACGACATGCCGGAACTGTGAAGATCAATGTCCGGTCATGAATGAACACGTCGATAAAATCATCGATCTCCGTCGTCACCTCGTGATGATGGAAGGGAAAATGGATCCTGAGATGCAACGGACGATGGCGAATATCGAACGCCAGGGGAATCCATGGGGCATGAACCGGAAGGAACGCGAAAACTGGCGCAAGACGCGCGAAGAGCTGGTCGTGCCGACAGCAAAAGAAAAGAAAAAAGCCGGCGAAACGTTCGAATACCTCTTCTGGGTCGGCGCGATGGGCTCGTACGACAGCCGCAGTCAGAAAATCGCGATGGCGTTTGCACGGATCCTGAATGAAGCGGACATCTCGTTTGCGATTCTCGGAAACGATGAGAAAAACTCAGGCGATACACCACGCCGGATCGGAAACGAAGTTCTGTTCCAGGAACTGGCGGAAGCAAACATCAAATCGTTTGAGAAATATGACGTCAAAAAAATCGTCACGATTGATCCGCATGCGTACAATACATTCAAAAACGAGTATCCTGACTTTGGTCTCAGCCCGGATGTTGAAGTCTATCACCATACCGAGCTGCTCGCGCGGTTGATTGACGACAAAAGGATTACACCAACCCATGAGGTCAGTGAACGGGTCGTCTATCATGATTCGTGTTACCTCGGTCGTTACAATGATATTTATGACGCACCACGCTACATCCTGGAGAAAATTCCGGGCATCACACTGGTCGAAACGGAACGCAACCGCGAAAAAGGTATGTGTTGCGGAGCCGGCGGCGGTATGATGTGGCAGGAAGAAAAAGTCGGCGCCCGGGTGAACGTCGCCCGGACGGAACAGTTGTTGACGGTCCAACCGTCCGTCATCGGATCTGCTTGTCCGTACTGCCTGACGATGCTCAGCGACGGAACGAAGGCGAAAGAAGTCGACGAGCAGGTTGCGACGTATGATGTCGTCGAACTGCTCGAACGGTCAATCGTCGGAACACCGATGAAGGAAGCGGTAACAAACTAA
- a CDS encoding MerR family transcriptional regulator: protein MRIFGKALLKIGQVAEATGLSKRTIDYYTSLGLLTTERTPAGYRLYTEDVVQHIQKIEYLKTQRLSLQEILAFFTEREVKTGDAIYQEVQQLQESVNGLEQRLLQSTDYEKQEIRLELSQRLTLIASLIAQL, encoded by the coding sequence GTGAGGATCTTTGGGAAGGCGTTGCTTAAAATCGGTCAGGTCGCGGAGGCCACCGGCTTATCAAAACGGACCATCGACTACTATACATCGCTCGGTTTATTAACAACAGAGCGGACACCGGCTGGTTATCGTTTGTATACGGAAGATGTCGTCCAGCATATTCAAAAGATTGAGTATTTAAAGACACAACGGCTGTCCCTGCAAGAGATTCTTGCTTTCTTCACCGAGCGTGAAGTCAAAACGGGTGATGCCATTTATCAGGAAGTACAGCAGCTTCAAGAAAGCGTCAATGGGCTCGAACAGCGTTTATTGCAATCGACCGACTATGAGAAACAGGAGATTCGTCTCGAACTGTCTCAACGTCTGACGTTGATTGCTTCCCTGATTGCGCAGCTGTAA
- a CDS encoding hemolysin family protein: protein MDTILFINLFLVVLLIMLTAFFVGSEFAVVKVRMSRLDQMIQEGNKSAILAKKIAGDLDYYLSACQLGITVTALGLGALGEPTVEKILHPVFDEFGVSAAVSTLLSFGIAFVSVTFLHVVIGELAPKTLAIQYAEKMTLLFARPLYIFGKIMYPFIWLLNGSARFFLGLFGVKPAGHEQAHSEDELKIIMAQSFQSGEINQTELALMQNVFAFDEHVVKDLMVPRMRMATISERLSKDELMEIFMDNPFTRYPVTEENDKDRILGYVNVKEMLTDFANGNNHPVTHYVKDLPVVSEVTSLQDTLRKMKKTRSHIVLVVDEYGGTAGIVAMEDLLEEIVGEIRDEFDTDEVEEIQELPNNEYLVAGTVLLEDLEDRFGLTFTNDEDVDTIGGWIQMHNIDLQPGEHIDTESFSVEVMEMENYQINQIKLWLHPLERAE, encoded by the coding sequence TTGGATACTATATTATTTATCAATTTATTTTTAGTGGTGTTATTGATCATGTTGACCGCGTTTTTCGTCGGATCAGAGTTTGCGGTCGTTAAGGTACGGATGTCCCGTCTGGATCAAATGATTCAGGAAGGAAACAAAAGTGCCATCCTGGCGAAAAAGATTGCCGGAGACCTCGATTATTACTTGTCTGCTTGTCAGCTGGGAATCACGGTGACAGCACTTGGTCTTGGGGCACTCGGTGAACCGACCGTCGAAAAAATCCTGCACCCGGTGTTTGATGAATTCGGTGTCTCGGCTGCGGTCTCGACCTTATTGTCGTTCGGGATTGCCTTTGTTTCCGTGACGTTCCTACACGTCGTCATCGGAGAACTGGCACCGAAGACACTTGCGATTCAATACGCGGAAAAGATGACGTTGTTGTTTGCCCGTCCACTGTACATTTTCGGGAAAATCATGTATCCGTTCATTTGGTTACTCAATGGTTCGGCCCGCTTTTTCCTTGGATTATTCGGTGTCAAACCGGCTGGTCATGAACAAGCCCACTCAGAAGATGAATTGAAAATCATCATGGCACAAAGTTTTCAAAGCGGAGAAATCAATCAGACGGAACTCGCACTGATGCAGAACGTGTTTGCGTTTGACGAGCATGTCGTCAAAGATTTGATGGTGCCGCGGATGCGAATGGCGACGATCTCAGAACGGTTGTCAAAAGACGAGCTGATGGAAATCTTCATGGATAATCCATTTACCCGTTATCCGGTGACGGAAGAAAATGATAAAGACCGGATTCTTGGTTATGTCAACGTCAAGGAGATGTTGACGGACTTCGCCAACGGAAACAATCATCCGGTTACACATTACGTGAAGGATTTACCGGTCGTCTCGGAAGTCACGTCGCTGCAGGACACGTTGCGAAAGATGAAGAAAACACGCTCGCATATCGTATTGGTCGTCGACGAATACGGCGGAACGGCCGGAATCGTCGCGATGGAAGACTTACTCGAAGAAATCGTCGGTGAAATTCGCGACGAGTTTGATACGGATGAAGTCGAAGAAATCCAGGAGTTGCCGAACAATGAATACCTCGTTGCCGGTACCGTGTTGCTTGAAGATCTCGAAGACCGATTCGGTTTGACGTTTACGAACGATGAAGACGTCGATACGATCGGTGGTTGGATTCAGATGCACAACATCGATCTGCAACCGGGAGAACACATTGATACGGAATCCTTCTCAGTCGAAGTGATGGAGATGGAGAACTATCAAATCAACCAGATCAAATTGTGGTTACACCCGCTCGAACGAGCAGAATAA
- a CDS encoding LytS/YhcK type 5TM receptor domain-containing protein: MLEQIPFLLSRLGMLALLAFLLSQWRISRHLFQTSSRRSHRFILLSVFVVSGILMNYAGIGLSADKTIDPLLGLAVSPEQWIVDTRLTIIVTSGLLGGPLVGGVTGLLVGFHRYYLGASGAESAWIIAVGTGLLSGMYSRQWSRKDGYSLLQPIGIVLSAVILDIGVALILAPDQARVLELTRQAVFPMLFTNAVGISVFIAILRTQLRLENELFVRESARSYRLLDAIRPLRKNGMTVDVARQIGSTILEETKINRVVLLGPDGILADVRTGHDTADLFQHQTILDWVETAVVYRSEDELTRQIVSFHPLLIEGKKAGIVCWFPAHLFDDTMEWTMEQLVDLLARELVVHQEEQLNQFPNTSIKPILSPNYLLGIVDEIHQTADPDTPVKHQLEALRQLLTTARRLDLYPLREELLTLKSYLSLEGIRRHHPLTPAAVTIDLDIETAVEEHFVFPLLVTQLVDNALRHAFPESGPYHRIDVRAFQEETHWMLEVSDNGVGVPAEFLKRWKQDKKTETSNLFLLRRALHRRYGEQASCTIHSRPGGTHLKLMLPLTTDQV; encoded by the coding sequence GTGCTCGAGCAAATCCCGTTTTTACTCAGCCGCTTAGGCATGTTAGCCTTATTGGCTTTTTTATTGTCACAATGGCGCATATCACGCCATTTGTTTCAAACGTCGTCGCGCCGCAGTCATCGTTTTATTTTACTGAGTGTGTTTGTCGTATCGGGTATTTTGATGAACTATGCCGGAATTGGTCTTTCGGCTGATAAGACGATTGATCCGTTACTCGGGTTAGCCGTTTCACCGGAGCAATGGATTGTCGACACCCGATTGACGATCATCGTCACCAGCGGTCTGCTGGGGGGACCGCTCGTCGGTGGTGTGACCGGTTTGCTGGTCGGATTTCACCGCTATTATCTTGGTGCATCCGGTGCGGAATCAGCCTGGATCATTGCGGTCGGAACCGGATTGTTGAGTGGGATGTACAGCCGCCAGTGGAGCAGGAAAGACGGCTATTCCCTGCTCCAACCGATTGGCATCGTCTTAAGTGCCGTCATCCTCGATATTGGAGTCGCATTGATTTTGGCACCGGACCAGGCGCGTGTGTTGGAGTTGACACGTCAAGCTGTCTTCCCGATGTTATTTACGAATGCAGTCGGAATCAGTGTCTTCATCGCCATCTTACGGACGCAATTAAGGCTCGAGAACGAATTGTTCGTTCGCGAATCCGCACGTTCCTATCGTTTACTGGATGCGATTCGTCCGCTACGTAAAAATGGCATGACGGTTGATGTCGCCCGGCAAATCGGATCGACCATCCTGGAAGAAACGAAAATCAACCGGGTCGTTTTACTTGGACCGGATGGGATTTTAGCCGATGTCCGGACGGGACACGATACAGCCGATTTATTCCAGCATCAGACGATTTTGGACTGGGTGGAGACAGCTGTCGTTTACCGGTCGGAAGATGAGTTGACGCGTCAAATCGTCTCGTTTCATCCACTACTCATCGAGGGCAAGAAAGCGGGCATCGTCTGTTGGTTTCCGGCTCATCTGTTCGATGATACGATGGAGTGGACGATGGAACAGTTGGTGGATCTCCTGGCACGCGAACTCGTCGTTCACCAAGAAGAGCAACTGAATCAATTTCCAAACACCAGCATCAAACCGATTCTGAGTCCGAACTATCTCCTCGGCATCGTCGATGAAATCCATCAGACAGCTGATCCGGATACCCCGGTCAAACACCAACTCGAAGCGTTGCGACAGCTTCTTACGACCGCACGACGACTTGATCTGTATCCTTTGCGTGAAGAATTACTGACCTTAAAATCGTATCTGTCGCTGGAAGGAATCCGCCGACACCATCCATTGACACCGGCTGCGGTCACGATTGATTTGGATATCGAAACGGCCGTTGAAGAGCATTTTGTTTTTCCGTTGCTCGTGACACAGCTTGTCGATAATGCGTTACGGCATGCGTTTCCCGAAAGCGGTCCGTATCACCGGATTGATGTTCGGGCATTTCAGGAAGAAACACACTGGATGCTTGAAGTATCGGACAATGGGGTCGGTGTACCGGCTGAATTCCTGAAACGCTGGAAGCAGGATAAAAAAACGGAAACGAGTAATTTATTTTTATTACGACGTGCTCTTCACCGGAGATACGGGGAACAGGCGAGTTGTACGATTCATTCACGCCCCGGTGGAACACACCTGAAACTGATGTTGCCTCTTACGACCGACCAAGTGTAA
- a CDS encoding aldose epimerase family protein: MITTKEVGFSGEQPIIAFTLMNRNGHSVELLNLGGKITAIRVPDQHGTIENVVLAFDDMEEYLEDPHHLGATIGRVGGRIANGAFALEGMNYILEQNEGEHHLHGGSVNWSNRFFDYEIDGEQLHLLLTSPDGENGYPGQLDVRLTIDWTDDDALILTYHATTTASTPFSPTNHTYFNLTGNAKTTIEQHRLRMDAPFYVPLNAESVPTGEILSVNETVFDFRTARSLYEVTHASDEALRQAGSGVDHPFLLKEGGEIVLEEPVSGRMLQVKTDQPGVVVYTGNHLAGEFTIAGRRATPYLGICLETQGLPDAINQPDFPSVVLRAGEVYEKRTTFQFSRVQ, translated from the coding sequence ATGATTACAACAAAAGAAGTCGGGTTTTCCGGCGAGCAGCCGATCATCGCTTTTACATTGATGAATCGTAACGGACACAGTGTGGAATTACTCAATTTGGGCGGGAAAATCACGGCAATCCGTGTTCCGGATCAACACGGGACCATCGAGAACGTCGTCCTGGCCTTTGATGATATGGAAGAATATTTAGAGGATCCCCACCACTTGGGGGCAACAATCGGCCGGGTCGGCGGCCGGATTGCCAACGGTGCGTTTGCATTAGAAGGGATGAACTACATCCTGGAACAAAATGAAGGAGAACATCACCTTCACGGAGGAAGCGTCAACTGGTCGAACCGTTTTTTTGATTATGAAATCGACGGTGAACAGTTACATCTGCTCCTGACGAGCCCGGACGGAGAAAACGGTTATCCGGGTCAACTCGATGTCCGGTTGACGATTGACTGGACGGACGACGACGCTTTGATTCTGACGTACCACGCGACGACGACGGCCTCGACACCGTTCAGTCCGACGAACCACACGTATTTTAATTTGACGGGAAATGCGAAAACGACGATTGAGCAGCACCGTCTCCGGATGGATGCCCCGTTTTACGTCCCGTTAAATGCAGAGTCCGTTCCGACAGGCGAGATTTTATCCGTCAACGAGACGGTCTTTGATTTCCGGACAGCCCGCTCGTTGTATGAAGTGACACATGCGAGTGACGAAGCGTTGCGTCAGGCAGGCAGTGGTGTCGACCACCCGTTTTTATTAAAAGAAGGCGGTGAAATCGTCTTGGAGGAACCGGTCAGTGGTCGGATGTTACAGGTGAAAACCGATCAGCCGGGTGTCGTCGTCTATACCGGAAACCATTTGGCCGGTGAGTTTACGATTGCCGGGCGACGGGCGACACCGTATCTCGGAATTTGTCTCGAAACACAAGGATTGCCGGACGCCATCAATCAGCCCGATTTTCCGTCTGTTGTTTTACGTGCCGGCGAGGTCTATGAAAAACGGACGACGTTCCAATTTAGTCGAGTGCAGTAA